The stretch of DNA AACGGGATCGTCAGCGCCGCGACGACGCGCCCGTCATAGCCGAAGATCGGGCAGCTCATGTCGGAAACGCCCGCCATGCGGTTGCTTTGGCTCCATTCATGCCCGCGTTCCCGGATTGCGGCGAGATGCGCGTCCAGGTCGCGGCGCGTCTCGTCCGTCGCGTCGTCCATCGTCTCGTCGAGGATCGTGGTGCGCGTATCCTCGCGCATGAACGCCAGCAGGACGTGCCCCGAGCAATTCGTCGCGAGCGCGATACTGGTGCCCAGCCGTACGGCGAAACCGGTCGGACCGGGACTTTCCTGGCGCAGCACGATCAGGCCGCGTGTGCCACTGACCACGACCAGATGGCAGGATTGCATCGCGGCGGCAGACAAGGCGTGCATCAACGGCGCGGCGACATGCGTCAGTTCCTGCGCGGGCGTAGCACGGTGGGCGGTTTCGAGCAGCTTGTAGGTCACGCGGTAGCGGTCGCTGGCGGGATCCTTGTGCAGCCAGCCGCGGCGATCGAGTACCACGATCACGCGGAACAGCTCGCTGATCGACCGCGACAGGCGGTTCGCAATGTCGGTGACCGTCAGGCCGCTCGGCTCGCGTGCAAGGAGTTCGACGATGTCGATCGCCTTTTCCAGCGCAGGGGCGGAATAGACGCGCGGGCCTGCATCCTTGGTGTCCGGCTTGGGCGGTTGCGAGATAGGGGGCATGGCTGGGCGATCGTGATTGCGGTCGCGAACCTTATGCCGCAAGCGCCGCGGGTCGATACAACTATCTTTCATATCTGAAAGTTGCTAGCGGGGACGTCGGCTTGCTAGGGACGACACACGCCGCGACTTCGGGATCGATGCGCACGATATGGGAGATGCCGCATGACGATCGCCTCGACGCTCGATTTCCGCGAGGCTGCGCGCAAACGGCTGCCGCGGTTCCTGTTCGAGTATGCCGATGGCGGCTCCTATGCGGAGGCGACGTTGGCGCGCAACGTGAGCGACCTGTCGGGGATCGCGCTGCGCCAGCGGGTGTTGCGCGACGTGTCCGATCTCGATCTGTCGACGACGCTGTTCGGCCAGCATCAGGCGCTGCCGGTCGGGCTTGGGCCCGTCGGGATCGCGGGCATGTACCATCGTCGCGGCGAGACGCAGGCGGCACGCGCGGCACATGCCGCGGGTGTGCCGTTCTGCCTGTCCACGGTGTCGCTGTGCTCGCTCGGCGAAGTGGTGAAGGCGGCACCCACCGGGCCGACCTGGTTCCAGCTCTATGTCATTCGCGACCGGGCGTTCATGCGCGACCTGCTGGCGACGGCGAAGGCGCAAGGCGCCAAGGCGCTCGTCTTCACGGTCGACATGCCGGTGCCGGGCGCGCGCTACCGCGACCAGCATTCGGGGATGTCGGGCCCGCGCGGGCCGCTGCGCCGGATGTTGCAGGCGATGGGGCGGCCCGGCTGGGCGTGGGACGTGGGCTTGCACGGGCGGCCGCACCAGCTCGGCAATCTGGAGCCGGTGCTGGGCAAGGCGAGCGGGCTGAACGATTATATGGGCTGGCTCGGCAGCAATTTCGATCCGTCGATCGCGTGGAAGGATCTCGAGTGGATCCGCGAAGGCTGGGACGGCCCGCTGATCATCAAGGGCATCCTCGATCCCGACGACGCACGCGAGGCGGCGGCGATCGGTGCGGACGGAATCGTCGTGTCGAACCATGGCGGACGGCAGCTCGACGGCGTGCTGTCGAGCGCGGCAGCGCTGCCGGCGATCGCGGACGCGGTGAAGGGGCAGCTTACCGTGCTGGCGGATTCGGGGGTTCGGTCGGGGCTGGACGTGGTGCGGATGCTGGCGCTGGGTGCGGATGGCGTGCTGCTCGGACGGGCTTGGCTCTATGCGCTGGCGGCGCGGGGCGAGGCGGGCGTTACGCAGCTGCTTACGCTGATCGAGCGGGAGATGCGCGTCGCGATGGCGCTCACCGGGGTGCGATCGATTGCCGAGATCGACCGGAATATCCTCGTCTGAATATCCAGTCCTGTTCTCCTGCGAACGCAGGAGCCCAGGATTGCGAACGCCGCCCTATGATACCCTGGGCTCCTGCGTCCGCAGAAGAACGGACTAGTGAATGGTCGCGGGAGGACCGTTGCCTGCCGCTGGCGTCCCCGCCACCTTCACCGCAAACCCCAGCACCACCAGGAAACACGCCGCGGGCACCAGCATCGCGGTATCGATGCCGGCGAGATCGGAGATGTGTCCCATCAGACCGGTCAGCACCGCGCCGCCAATGATCGCCATGATGATGAGCGACGCGCCCGCGCGACGAAGCGGCCCCAGTCCGTCCATGCCGAGCGCGAAGATCGTCGGGAACTGGATCGACATGAACAGGCTTGCGAGCACGAGCGCGTAGAGCCCGCCCTGTCCGCCGACGAGGCCTGCAATCGCGGCCAGCCCCGCGCTGACACCGGCGAAGATCGCGAGCAGGCGAGGGGGCGCGATCTTGCCCATCAGCGCGGTCCCGACGAACCGGCCGATCCCGAACAGGACGAGGCTGGCGAACAGGTAATCGGCAGCGTCGTGCTCGGCCATGCCGGGGACGTTCGCCTGCGCGTAGCGGATCGTGTAGCTCCAGATGCCGACCTGCGCGCCGACATAGAAGAACTGCGTGACCGTCGCGAAGATCAGGCGCGGGTGGGCAAACACGTCGACGAACCGCGACGGCGCACCGACCGATTCCTCTGCGCGATGTTCGGGAAAGCGGATCACCGCGGCGGCGACGGCGAACAGCAACACGACGAGGCCGATCACCAGATAGGGCGTCTGCACCGCTACGACCTCGCTGCGATAAAAGGCCTCGCGCGCGGCCGGGCTCATCGCCGCGACCGTCGGTTCGTCGTGAACGATCGCCGACAGAATGAAATACTTGCCGATCAGCACCCCCGCCACGGTGCCCACCGGGTTCGCCGCCTGCGCCCAGTTCAGCCGCTTGGCCGCAGTTGTCGGGTCGCCGAGTTCGGTCATCAGCGGGTTCGCCGACGTCTCCAGGAACGCCAGGCCGCACGCGATCACGAACAAGGCCGCCAGAAAATACAGATACTCGCCATAGTGCGCCGCGGGGTAGAACAGCAGCGCACCTGCCGCGTACAGGACAAGGCCGGTGACGATCGCCGTCTTGTAGCCCTTTGCACGCGTCACGAGCGCCGCCGGCACCGCAAGCAGGAAATAGCCCATGTAGAAGGCCTGCTGGACGAAGCTGGTCTGGAAATCGGTGAGCGTGAACGCCTTCTTGAACTGCGCGATCAGGATGTCGTTGAGGTTGTTCGCCATTCCCCAGAGAAAGAACAGCGCGACCGTCAGCACGATCGCCGGCACGTAGTTCCTGTCGGCGGTCGTTCCGCGCATTGATCTACTCCTGATTATGGTTTTGTCAGTCTATCGCGCGGTCGAGATGGGTGTAGCCGCCATCGACGTAGAGCCATTGGCCGGTCGTGTGGCTCGCCCGGTCGGAGAGCAGGAAGACGACCGTATCGGCGATCTCGCGATCCTCGGTCATGCGGTGGCCGAGCGGTATGCGGCCGACGATGCCGTCGAGCTTGGCCTGCGGATCGTCGAACGTGTCGATCCAGCGTTTGTAGAGCGGCGTCATCACCTCTGCCGGGATCACCGCGTTGACGCGGATCCCGTCGCCGCGCAGGGCGACCGCCCATTCGCGGGTGAGCGCGAGTTGCGCGCCCTTCGCCGCCGCATAGGCGCTGGTGTCGCCTTGTCCCGTGACCGCGGTCTTCGACGAGATGTTGACGATCGCGCCGCCGGTCTTGCGCAGATGCGGTACCGCGTGATGCGCCATCGCGAAATAATGGACGAGGTTCTGGTCGAGCGAGGCGCGGAACTCGGCCGGTGACCGGTCGAGCCCGATGCTGTCATTGGCGCCGGCGTTGTTCACCAGGCCGTCGATCCGGCCGTAGCGTGATACCGCCGCCTCGACGGCCGCGGCGCACGCATCGTCGTCGGACAATTCGGTCGCGACGAACAGATGCTCGGCCGTGAAATCCTCCGGTGCGCTCCGTGATACGATCACGGGGATCGCACCTTCCTCGGCCAACGTGCGGACGATGGCAAGGCCGATCCCGGCCCCGCCACCCGTGACGATCACGATTTTACCGTCGAGCCCGAGCTTCATCCGGCGAACCGATAATCGATCAGCGACTGGGGCTTCATCTCGATCGAATAGCCGGGCAGCGTCGGCGGCATGTACGCTGCATCGCGGATCACGCAGGGGTCGACGAAATGCTCGTGGAGATGGTCGACATATTCGATCACACGCCCCTCCTTGGTGCCCGAGAAGCAGATATAGTCGATCATCGAGAGATGCTGGACATATTCGCACAGGCCGACACCGCCGGCATGCGGACAGACCGGCAGGTCGTACTGGGCCGCGAGCAGCAGCACCGCGAGCACCTCGTTGACGCCGCCCAGACGGCAGCTGTCGATCTGCACGACGTCGATCGCGCCTGCCGCCATGAACTGTTTGAACATGATGCGGTTCTGGCACATCTCGCCGGTCGCGACCTTGACCGCTCCGATCGCGCGCCGGATCGCCTGGTGGCCGAGGATATCGTCGGGGCTGGTCGGCTCCTCGATGAACCAGGGTTTTGCAAAAGCCAGCGCGTTGATCCACTCGATCGCCTGCGGAACATCCCACACCTGGTTCGCGTCGATCATCAGCTTCCGATCGGGACCGAGCACCTCGCGCGCGATCGTCAGGCGCCGGATATCGTCTTCCAGGTCGCGACCGACCTTCAGTTTGATATAGTCGAAGCCCGCATCGACCGCCTCCTGCGCGAGCCTGCGCAGCTTCTCGTCGGGATAGCCGAGCCATCCCGCCGATGTCGTGTAACAGGGGAAGCCGTTGGCCTCGAGATCGGCGATCCGCTCGGCCTTGCCCGCCGCGCGGTTCGTCAGCAGCGTGAGCGCGTCCTCCGGGGTGATGGCATCGGTCAGGTACCGGAAGTCGATCGTCCGGACCAACTCCTCCGGGGTCATGTCCGCGACGAGGCGCCAGACCGGCTTGCCGACCGCCTTCGCCCACAGATCCCAGATCGCGTTGACGACCGCGCCGGTCGCGAGGTGGATCGCGCCCTTGTCGGGGCCGATCCAGCGCAACTGGCTGTCACCGGTCAGATGTCGCCACATCCGCCCCGGATTCGCGATGATCCAGTCGAGGTCTAGCCCGATGACAAGATGCCGCATCGCCTCGATCGCCGCGACGCAGATGTCGTTGCCGCGCCCGATCGTGAAGGTCAGGCCGTGGCCTTCGAGGCCGTCGGTATCCGTGTCCAGCACGACATAGGCGGCCGAGTAATCGGGATCGGGGTTCATCGCGTCGGACCCGTCGAGCCCCGCGCTGGTCGGGAAACGAAGGTCGATCGTCCTGAGGCCGGTGATGGTCGTCATGCGGCGGCGACCATCGCCTGCGTCTGTTCGCCAAGGCCATCAATGCCGAGCCGCACGGTCTGGCCTGCACGCAGATATACCGGCGGCTTCTGGCCCAGGCCGACGCCCTTCGGCGTACCGGTCGAGATGATGTCGCCCGCCTCGAGCGTGCAGAAGTCGCTGAGGTAGGAGACGATCGTGGCGACGTCGAAGATCATGTTGGCGGTGGTGCCGTCCTGATAGCGATGGCCGTCGACTTCGAGCCAGAGCTTCAGGTCTTGCGGATCGCCGACCTCGTCCGCGGTGACGAGCCAGGGACCGATCGGGCCGAACGTATCGCAGCCCTTGCCCTTGTCCCACGTGCCGCCACGCTCCAGCTGGAACGCGCGCTCGGACACGTCATGGACGACGCAATAGCCGGCGACATGCGACAGCGCATCGGCCTTGGCGATATGGCGGCCAGGGGTGCCGATAACGACGCCGAGCTCGACCTCCCAGTCGGTCTTTTCGGATCCGCGCGGGATCTCGACATCGTCGTTCGGGCCCTGGATCGCGCTGGTCCATTTTCCGAACACGACCGGCTCGGCGGGGAGGTCCATGTTGCTCTCCGCGGCGTGGTCCGAATAATTCAGGCCGATGCAGATGAACTTGCCGGTCCGCGTGACGCACGGCCCGATCCGCGGCGCGCCATCGACCTTGGGCAAGGTCGTGACGTCGAGCGCGGCGATCTTTGCAAGACCCTCGGGTGACAGCAGGTCACCGGCGATATCGCCAAGTTCGGGGGGCAGCGCGCGGATCGCACCGTCCTGATCGAGGATGCCGGGCTTTTCCTGGCCGCGCGGGCCGTAACGCAGAAGTTTCATGCGGATTCCTTTAGTTGACCCAGCCGCCGTCGATCACGTGGACCGCGCCGGTGGTGAAGCTCGATTCGTCGCTGGCAAGATACAGGAACAGGGCGGCGATCTCCTCGGCGCGCCCGAGGCGGCCCATCGGCTGGCGCGCGACGAACGCCGCATCGGCCTCGCTGACCGAAATGCCCTGCGTCCCCGCCTGCGAGACGATGCGTTCGCGCAGGGACGGGGTCTCGATCGTGCCGGGGCATACGCAGTTGCAGCGGATCCCGCGGCCGACGAAATCGGCGGCGACGGCCTTGGTCAGCCCGACCACCGCCGCCTTCGATGCGCCGTAAGCATAGCGGTTGGGAATGCCCTTCACGCTCGACGCGATACTGCTCATGTTGACGATCGCGCCGCCGCCGCGCGCGAGCATGCCGGGCAGGAACGCCCGGATCATGCGGTGCATCGCATGGACGTTGAGATCGAACGACAGCATCCAGTCATCGTCGCTGCCTTGCAGGATGTCGCCTGCCGCAACGAAGCCGGCGACGTTGGCGAGAATGTCGATGTCGCCGATCGTGGCGGGCAGCGCCGCGATCGCGCTGGCGTCGAGCAGGTCGACGACGAGCCGCTCGACGCCGTCCATCGCCTGTAGCGCATCGCCGTCACGATCGAGCGCGAAGACCCGTGCACCCTCGTCGCGGAAGCGTTCTGCGGTGGCGCGGCCGATGCCTTGTGCCGCCGCGGTCACTACCGCGGTCTTGCCGGACAGTCTCATTCCATCTCCTGCGCGTCGTTGTGCGTTTCGCCGGTTTTATTAGTCAAAGTTACTTTTGAAAAGAGGCGACGGCGCTATTGTCGCGGGAGTACGCCGTGTCGAAGGAATTACCGTGACGTATCGCATCGTGACCGCGCTTGACCTGGTCGATGACGCAGAGCTGATCGCCGCCTACCGCGAACGCCACGCGCCAGGAGCCGTGTGGCCCGAGGTCGTGCGGGACATCGTCCAGCGGGGGTATCGCGACATGGAGATCTGGCAGGTCGCCGACCGCCTCGTGATGATCGCTGAGGTCGAGGACGATTTCCCGCGCGCAGCCGATCCGGCGTTGCAGCCGGTCGTCGCGTCCTGGGAAGCGGCAATGGACGTCTATCAGACGCCGATCGACGCGGCCGGACCGAAATGGGCGGTGATGGAGCGGATCTTCTCGCTCGCGGATCAGACTGCCGGCTGATCCTTCTCCGGTCCGATGCCGTTACGGCGTGAGCGTCACGAAGCTGTCCATCACGCGCTTGCGACCGGATTGTTCGAAGTCGATCTCCAGCTTGTTGCCTTCGATCTCGGCGATGCTGCCATAGCCGAACTTCTGGTGGAACACGCGCATGCCGAGCGAGAGATCGTCGCGGCCCTTGTTGCCGAGGCTGATCGCGCTCGACCGGCTTTCGACGACGCGGGCGGGCTTGGCCGAGAATGTGCTGCCGGTGCCTGCCGCGCGCTGCCAGCCCGGGCCTCGACCCGTGCCGCGCGCCACGTCGGCGAACGGGTCCGCGCGGTCGGACCAATTGGCTTGCCAGAGACTCGCGCCGCCGGACATCGTCGTTTCCGTATCGGTGTGTTCAGCGGGAAGTTCGGCGACGAAGCGGCTCGGGATCGAAGAGTTCCACTGGCCGTAGATCCGACGATTGGCGGCATGGATGATGACGGCCAAGCGCCGGGCGCGGGTGATCGCGACATAGGCGAGGCGACGCTCCTCCTCGAGGCTCTTTACGCCGCCCTCGTCGAGCGAGCGTTGCGAGGGGAACAGCCCTTCTTCCCAGCCGACGCAGAAGACGGTGTCGTATTCGAGGCCCTTGGCGGCGTGGATCGTCATGATCGTGACCTGCGGATCCTGCGCGCCGCCGTCGTTGTCCATCACCAGCGAGACATGCTCGAGGAACGCGCCGAGCGAGTCGTACTCCTCCATCGCGCGGACGAGTTCGCTCAGATTCTCGAGCCGACCGGTCGCCTCGACCGATTTCTCGGCCTGGTACATCGCGGTGTAGCCGCTCTCGTCGAGCAATTGGCGCGCGAGTTCGGCGTGCGGCAGCGTGGTTGCCATGTCGCGCCAGCGCGCGATGTCGCCGACGAGGCGGCCGAGCGACTTCTTCGCGGCGCCGGTCAGTTCGTCAGTGTCGAGGATGCGGGCCGCGGCCGTCGTGAGCGGCGTACCGGTGGCGCGCGCTAGCTGGTGGATGCGCGCGACCGCCTTGTCGCCCAAGCCCCGCTTGGGGACG from Sphingomonas sp. HMP9 encodes:
- a CDS encoding fumarylacetoacetate hydrolase family protein, whose translation is MKLLRYGPRGQEKPGILDQDGAIRALPPELGDIAGDLLSPEGLAKIAALDVTTLPKVDGAPRIGPCVTRTGKFICIGLNYSDHAAESNMDLPAEPVVFGKWTSAIQGPNDDVEIPRGSEKTDWEVELGVVIGTPGRHIAKADALSHVAGYCVVHDVSERAFQLERGGTWDKGKGCDTFGPIGPWLVTADEVGDPQDLKLWLEVDGHRYQDGTTANMIFDVATIVSYLSDFCTLEAGDIISTGTPKGVGLGQKPPVYLRAGQTVRLGIDGLGEQTQAMVAAA
- a CDS encoding SDR family oxidoreductase; translation: MKLGLDGKIVIVTGGGAGIGLAIVRTLAEEGAIPVIVSRSAPEDFTAEHLFVATELSDDDACAAAVEAAVSRYGRIDGLVNNAGANDSIGLDRSPAEFRASLDQNLVHYFAMAHHAVPHLRKTGGAIVNISSKTAVTGQGDTSAYAAAKGAQLALTREWAVALRGDGIRVNAVIPAEVMTPLYKRWIDTFDDPQAKLDGIVGRIPLGHRMTEDREIADTVVFLLSDRASHTTGQWLYVDGGYTHLDRAID
- a CDS encoding IclR family transcriptional regulator, encoding MPPISQPPKPDTKDAGPRVYSAPALEKAIDIVELLAREPSGLTVTDIANRLSRSISELFRVIVVLDRRGWLHKDPASDRYRVTYKLLETAHRATPAQELTHVAAPLMHALSAAAMQSCHLVVVSGTRGLIVLRQESPGPTGFAVRLGTSIALATNCSGHVLLAFMREDTRTTILDETMDDATDETRRDLDAHLAAIRERGHEWSQSNRMAGVSDMSCPIFGYDGRVVAALTIPFLEVIDETPHIAAGEALVVLKRTAMQISQALGWYEPSDAAWVPRPVV
- the lldD gene encoding FMN-dependent L-lactate dehydrogenase LldD, translated to MTIASTLDFREAARKRLPRFLFEYADGGSYAEATLARNVSDLSGIALRQRVLRDVSDLDLSTTLFGQHQALPVGLGPVGIAGMYHRRGETQAARAAHAAGVPFCLSTVSLCSLGEVVKAAPTGPTWFQLYVIRDRAFMRDLLATAKAQGAKALVFTVDMPVPGARYRDQHSGMSGPRGPLRRMLQAMGRPGWAWDVGLHGRPHQLGNLEPVLGKASGLNDYMGWLGSNFDPSIAWKDLEWIREGWDGPLIIKGILDPDDAREAAAIGADGIVVSNHGGRQLDGVLSSAAALPAIADAVKGQLTVLADSGVRSGLDVVRMLALGADGVLLGRAWLYALAARGEAGVTQLLTLIEREMRVAMALTGVRSIAEIDRNILV
- a CDS encoding L-rhamnose mutarotase; this encodes MTYRIVTALDLVDDAELIAAYRERHAPGAVWPEVVRDIVQRGYRDMEIWQVADRLVMIAEVEDDFPRAADPALQPVVASWEAAMDVYQTPIDAAGPKWAVMERIFSLADQTAG
- a CDS encoding SDR family oxidoreductase produces the protein MRLSGKTAVVTAAAQGIGRATAERFRDEGARVFALDRDGDALQAMDGVERLVVDLLDASAIAALPATIGDIDILANVAGFVAAGDILQGSDDDWMLSFDLNVHAMHRMIRAFLPGMLARGGGAIVNMSSIASSVKGIPNRYAYGASKAAVVGLTKAVAADFVGRGIRCNCVCPGTIETPSLRERIVSQAGTQGISVSEADAAFVARQPMGRLGRAEEIAALFLYLASDESSFTTGAVHVIDGGWVN
- the fucP gene encoding L-fucose:H+ symporter permease: MRGTTADRNYVPAIVLTVALFFLWGMANNLNDILIAQFKKAFTLTDFQTSFVQQAFYMGYFLLAVPAALVTRAKGYKTAIVTGLVLYAAGALLFYPAAHYGEYLYFLAALFVIACGLAFLETSANPLMTELGDPTTAAKRLNWAQAANPVGTVAGVLIGKYFILSAIVHDEPTVAAMSPAAREAFYRSEVVAVQTPYLVIGLVVLLFAVAAAVIRFPEHRAEESVGAPSRFVDVFAHPRLIFATVTQFFYVGAQVGIWSYTIRYAQANVPGMAEHDAADYLFASLVLFGIGRFVGTALMGKIAPPRLLAIFAGVSAGLAAIAGLVGGQGGLYALVLASLFMSIQFPTIFALGMDGLGPLRRAGASLIIMAIIGGAVLTGLMGHISDLAGIDTAMLVPAACFLVVLGFAVKVAGTPAAGNGPPATIH
- a CDS encoding L-fuconate dehydratase, whose product is MTTITGLRTIDLRFPTSAGLDGSDAMNPDPDYSAAYVVLDTDTDGLEGHGLTFTIGRGNDICVAAIEAMRHLVIGLDLDWIIANPGRMWRHLTGDSQLRWIGPDKGAIHLATGAVVNAIWDLWAKAVGKPVWRLVADMTPEELVRTIDFRYLTDAITPEDALTLLTNRAAGKAERIADLEANGFPCYTTSAGWLGYPDEKLRRLAQEAVDAGFDYIKLKVGRDLEDDIRRLTIAREVLGPDRKLMIDANQVWDVPQAIEWINALAFAKPWFIEEPTSPDDILGHQAIRRAIGAVKVATGEMCQNRIMFKQFMAAGAIDVVQIDSCRLGGVNEVLAVLLLAAQYDLPVCPHAGGVGLCEYVQHLSMIDYICFSGTKEGRVIEYVDHLHEHFVDPCVIRDAAYMPPTLPGYSIEMKPQSLIDYRFAG